The following are encoded together in the Brassica napus cultivar Da-Ae chromosome A9, Da-Ae, whole genome shotgun sequence genome:
- the LOC106417266 gene encoding uncharacterized protein LOC106417266, with protein sequence MTARVLRGDFEVLGETGKDATMEDIGEKERPPGDPPDAPGSWLKKVVGGNAGGRHVPEKAVGEEFVEARLRLEFPNGEDGEPVIMIGEEVLTAMNSLWKRCMIVRVLGRNVPITNLNRKLRELWKPRGSMFVMDLPRNFFIVRFELEEEYMAALSGGPWRAFGSYLMVQAWTPEFDPLKDEIVTTPVWVRLSHIPVNFYHKTILMGIAKGLGRPIKVDGTTLNFERARFATLQEKCSLLARVICYVRVLIANSQLLCIRQPS encoded by the coding sequence atgacggctagggttttgaGAGGCGATTTTGAGGTTTTGGGTGAGACAGGAAAGGATGCTACTATGGAGGATATTGGAGAGAAGGAAAGGCCACCGGGCGACCCTCCGGATGCTCCTGGCTCTTGGCTGAAGAAAGTTGTAGGAGGCAACGCGGGAGGAAGGCATGTCCCGGAGAAAGCTGTGGGGGAAGAGTTTGTGGAGGCGAGATTGAGATTGGAGTTTCCGAATGGTGAGGATGGAGAACCGGTGATAATGATAGGAGAGGAAGTATTAACGGCTATGAATAGTCTGTGGAAGAGATGTATGATCGTTAGGGTTTTGGGAAGGAACGTTCCGATCACGAACCTTAATAGGAAACTAAGAGAACTATGGAAGCCTAGAGGGTCGATGTTTGTCATGGATCTTCCTAGAAACTTCTTTATAGTACGCTTTGAGTTGGAAGAGGAGTATATGGCTGCATTATCAGGGGGTCCATGGAGAGCTTTTGGCAGCTACCTTATGGTGCAAGCATGGACTCCTGAATTTGACCCACTGAAAGACGAGATAGTTACGACTCCAGTTTGGGTTCGTTTATCACATATCCCAGTAAACTTCTATCACAAGACGATACTGATGGGTATAGCAAAGGGACTAGGGCGCCCGATCAAGGTAGACGGAACAACGTTGAATTTCGAAAGAGCGAGGTTTgcgacactacaagaaaaatgctCATTGTTAGCGCGGGTTATATGCTATGTTAGAGTTTTGATAGCGAATTCACAACTGCTGTGTATACGGCAGCCATCATAG
- the LOC106416479 gene encoding uncharacterized protein At4g06744: protein MKNPFLLAIFLVGALALQDTRSREEERLTFIDKRLEVVYPVIQGFKSLITLDPFKVTQTWIGSEICSYRGFHCDNPPDNKTAITVASIDFNGFQLFAPSIEGFIDQLPDLALFHANSNNFGGTVPSKIVNLKYLYELDISNNKFTGQFPTAVVGMPGLSFLDIRFNSFSGSIPPQIFGQNLDVLFINDNTFTASLPEIPGDSHILFLTLADNKFNGPLPRSILRSMTTLTEVLFLNNDFTGCIPYEIGLLKGASVIDISGNKLTGPLPLSLMCLEKVEQLNFAGNLLFGAIPDAVCMFLRENLVNFSLSDNYFTHVGPWCKILVERGVLDVRNNCIPFFPGQRSIEECAEFFVKPNYYCPHAWFHSFLPCRYSHISSSSASDFMPMVAPSP from the coding sequence ATGAAGAATCCATTTCTTTTGGCTATTTTCCTTGTTGGCGCCCTCGCTTTACAAGATACAAGAAGCAGGGAAGAAGAAAGACTCACTTTTATAGACAAAAGGCTTGAAGTAGTGTACCCAGTGATCCAGGGATTCAAGTCACTCATCACCCTCGACCCGTTTAAGGTAACACAGACATGGATAGGTTCAGAAATTTGCAGTTACAGAGGCTTTCACTGTGACAATCCTCCGGACAACAAAACCGCAATCACTGTCGCTTCCATCGATTTCAATGGCTTCCAGCTCTTTGCTCCCTCCATCGAAGGATTCATCGATCAACTCCCAGACTTAGCTCTGTTTCATGCAAATTCAAACAACTTTGGTGGTACTGTCCCTTCCAAGATCGTTAATCTCAAGTATCTCTATGAACTCGACATCAGCAACAATAAATTCACCGGTCAGTTTCCGACCGCGGTAGTTGGTATGCCTGGTTTGTCATTTCTTGACATCCGTTTCAACTCTTTCTCCGGTTCAATCCCACCACAAATCTTTGGTCAGAACCTCGACGTTCTCTTCATTAATGACAACACCTTTACTGCGAGCCTCCCGGAGATACCTGGCGATAGTCACATCCTTTTTCTAACTTTAGCAGACAATAAGTTCAACGGTCCTCTCCCGAGAAGCATCCTAAGATCTATGACAACGTTAACCGAGGTACTTTTCTTGAATAACGACTTTACGGGTTGTATCCCTTACGAAATCGGGTTACTCAAGGGAGCATCAGTTATCGATATCAGTGGAAATAAGCTCACAGGTCCTTTACCCCTTTCACTTATGTGTCTAGAGAAAGTGGAGCAGCTCAACTTTGCTGGGAATCTCTTGTTTGGGGCAATCCCAGATGCAGTGTGCATGTTCCTCCGAGAGAATCTTGTCAACTTTTCCTTGTCTGATAACTATTTCACACACGTGGGGCCATGGTGTAAGATTTTGGTTGAAAGAGGTGTTCTTGATGTTAGGAATAACTGTATTCCTTTCTTCCCAGGACAAAGATCTATTGAAGAATGTGCGGAGTTCTTTGTCAAACCTAATTACTACTGTCCTCACGCATGGTTTCATAGTTTTCTTCCTTGTAGATATTCTCAcatatcttcttcctctgctaGTGATTTTATGCCCATGGTGGCTCCCTCACCTTGA